In Oryza sativa Japonica Group chromosome 11, ASM3414082v1, the following are encoded in one genomic region:
- the LOC107275410 gene encoding enoyl-CoA delta isomerase 2, peroxisomal, protein MGFCTYKEKDDIFKLTLTGGNSGHNYLTEKSLKELKETLATIRGKATPSSRGLVTICSGKSSFCDGIDYTSSPPPAVEELIRGMAEVVRELLGMPFPTVAAVGGDVRSSLALALVLAHDDVAVLKKVKIEAREVVEGRHDAVPPYLGALLRDKSSYPQMSSDLVLRSETMAGERLKYWYLIERVCDDQWELKGHAINMIKEVFGDERDGEAYVTTRKSLVFSESWKAVSELLKNI, encoded by the coding sequence ATGGGCTTCTGCACTTACAAAGAGAAGGATGACATCTTCAAGCTGACCCTCACCGGCGGCAACAGTGGCCACAATTACCTCACCGAGAAGTCGCTGAAGGAGCTCAAGGAGACGCTCGCGACGATTCGCGGCAAGGCCACCCCCTCGAGCAGGGGCCTCGTTACCATCTGCTCGGGCAAGAGCTCCTTCTGCGACGGCATCGACtacacctcgtcgccgccgccggcggtggaggagctgaTCCGCGGCATGGCCGAGGTGGTGCGCGAGCTGCTGGGCATGCCTTTCCCGACGGTggcggccgtcggcggcgacgtgagGTCGTCCCTGGCGCTGGCGCTGGTGCTGGCGCACGACGACGTCGCCGTGCTAAAGAAAGTCAAGATCGaggcgagggaggtggtggagggGCGCCACGACGCCGTGCCGCCGTACCTCGGGGCGCTGCTCCGGGACAAGTCGTCGTACCCGCAGATGAGCTCCGACCTGGTGCTCCGGTCGGAGACCATGGCCGGAGAGAGGCTCAAGTATTGGTATCTGATCGAGCGAGTGTGCGACGACCAGTGGGAGCTGAAGGGCCATGCCATTAACATGATCAAAGAGGTCTTCGGTGAcgagcgcgacggcgaggccTACGTCACCACCCGCAAGAGCTTGGTCTTCTCCGAGTCCTGGAAGGCCGTGTCCGAGTTACTCAAGAACATCTAG